In a single window of the Paenibacillus sp. MMS20-IR301 genome:
- the amaP gene encoding alkaline shock response membrane anchor protein AmaP, with product MAKILDRLLLLLYSLSVGILSVIAILLLSGAVPDSFEIQEGPAAYIAAITVAVILFLLSIRFFYISLRRDRASLPSVDQRTEYGDIQISMETIENLSLKAAGKVKGIRDLKSRIRVSQAGLEIMIRAVVDGEHSLPLLTTEIQRQVHDFVQETTGIPVADVSVYVANLTQSPSFKSRVE from the coding sequence GTGGCCAAAATTCTGGACAGGCTTTTGCTGTTACTATACAGCTTAAGTGTTGGAATTCTATCTGTAATTGCCATCCTCCTCTTAAGCGGTGCGGTTCCTGATTCCTTTGAGATTCAGGAGGGGCCTGCGGCCTATATCGCTGCAATCACCGTAGCGGTAATACTGTTCCTGCTGAGTATCCGTTTCTTCTACATTTCCCTGCGCCGTGACCGGGCTTCCCTGCCGTCTGTTGATCAGCGTACGGAATACGGGGATATTCAAATCTCTATGGAGACGATTGAGAACCTGAGTCTGAAGGCAGCCGGCAAGGTGAAAGGGATCCGTGATCTGAAGTCGCGCATCCGCGTTTCGCAGGCCGGTCTTGAGATCATGATCCGCGCAGTAGTGGACGGCGAGCATTCCCTGCCTCTGCTGACTACGGAAATCCAGCGCCAGGTGCATGATTTCGTGCAGGAAACCACCGGAATTCCGGTGGCGGATGTATCCGTATATGTTGCTAACCTCACACAGTCACCAAGCTTCAAAAGTCGAGTGGAATAG
- a CDS encoding Asp23/Gls24 family envelope stress response protein — MSTLPTEFERTEIGEIQIAPEVIEVIAGLATVEVKGVAGMSGGFAGGIVELLGRKNLSKGVKVEVGQREAAVDVSVIIEYGNRLPEVAAEIQRNVKRSIETMTGLTVVEVNVHIHDVQFRNNASVDKSEDTEAVLRVK; from the coding sequence ATGAGTACATTGCCGACAGAATTCGAACGTACGGAAATCGGTGAAATCCAGATCGCTCCTGAAGTGATCGAGGTTATTGCAGGTTTGGCAACCGTAGAGGTTAAGGGCGTAGCGGGAATGAGCGGCGGTTTCGCCGGTGGAATTGTGGAGCTTCTCGGACGCAAGAACCTGTCTAAGGGAGTCAAGGTTGAGGTAGGCCAGCGTGAAGCCGCTGTGGATGTATCCGTAATCATTGAATACGGCAACCGGCTTCCGGAAGTGGCTGCTGAGATTCAGCGCAACGTGAAGCGTTCTATTGAGACCATGACCGGTCTGACTGTTGTGGAAGTGAACGTGCACATTCATGATGTGCAGTTCAGAAACAACGCAAGCGTTGACAAGAGCGAAGATACGGAAGCGGTTCTCCGCGTGAAGTAA